The following proteins are encoded in a genomic region of Sulfurimonas sp. HSL3-7:
- the dnaA gene encoding chromosomal replication initiator protein DnaA — protein sequence MNIGGEILMMLKNEISEIDYNRYIKQLTFSTAQSKSNYAVYFAPNALIANYIKRKFADKIAHLFEVRTGTKTVVSIELKSAKKGKSSAKVEQKSEKLQHSLLNPSYTFENYVPGSSNQFAYSAAKSVSEKPGELYNPLFIYGGVGLGKTHLMQAVGNVLQHQGKSVIYTSVEQFLNDFTSHMRNKTMDRFKDKYRKCDVLLIDDIQFLSNKVQTQEEFFHTFEALRNEHKQIIMTADKKPKQIAGLEDRLKSRFEWGLVADIQPPELETKIAIIQKKCEINRINVDNDVINYIATIIEQNVREIEGILAKLHAYAQLMHQPITIEFAQNVLKETLEEKRDNISIDFIMSMVAKELNVKPSEIRSKNRSRNIVYTRRIAIYLARELTPMSMPELAKYFGMKDHTAVSHTMKKINELLQNDEDFKVKIDELTNKITTSIQE from the coding sequence ATGAATATCGGCGGTGAAATTTTAATGATGCTCAAAAATGAGATATCTGAAATCGACTACAATCGCTACATCAAACAGCTCACCTTTTCGACAGCCCAGTCCAAAAGCAATTATGCCGTCTATTTTGCTCCGAATGCCTTGATCGCCAACTACATCAAACGGAAATTTGCCGACAAGATAGCACACCTCTTTGAAGTAAGGACAGGGACCAAGACAGTCGTAAGTATTGAACTCAAATCGGCTAAAAAAGGAAAATCTTCCGCTAAAGTCGAACAAAAAAGCGAAAAACTGCAGCACTCACTGCTGAACCCCTCCTATACTTTTGAAAACTATGTACCCGGTTCATCCAACCAATTTGCCTACTCCGCCGCTAAGAGCGTCAGCGAAAAACCGGGTGAACTCTACAACCCTCTTTTCATCTACGGAGGCGTTGGCCTGGGTAAAACCCACCTGATGCAGGCGGTCGGAAACGTGCTCCAGCATCAGGGCAAAAGTGTCATCTATACCTCGGTGGAGCAGTTTTTGAATGACTTCACCTCGCACATGCGCAACAAGACCATGGACCGCTTTAAAGACAAATACCGAAAATGCGATGTGCTGCTTATCGACGATATCCAGTTTCTGAGCAATAAGGTCCAGACACAGGAGGAGTTTTTTCATACCTTTGAGGCGCTCAGAAACGAACACAAGCAGATCATTATGACGGCCGATAAAAAGCCGAAACAGATCGCAGGGCTTGAAGATCGCCTGAAAAGCCGCTTTGAATGGGGTCTTGTCGCCGATATCCAGCCGCCTGAACTTGAAACAAAAATCGCGATCATCCAGAAAAAGTGCGAGATCAACCGCATTAATGTCGATAATGACGTCATTAACTATATCGCAACGATCATTGAACAGAATGTCCGAGAGATCGAAGGTATTCTGGCCAAGCTTCACGCCTATGCCCAACTGATGCATCAGCCTATTACGATCGAATTCGCCCAGAATGTGCTCAAAGAGACCCTTGAAGAGAAGCGAGACAATATCTCTATCGATTTTATTATGAGCATGGTTGCCAAAGAGCTTAATGTCAAGCCCTCGGAGATACGCTCCAAAAACCGCAGCAGAAATATTGTCTATACCCGGCGTATCGCCATCTACCTGGCACGCGAACTGACGCCGATGTCGATGCCTGAACTGGCCAAGTATTTTGGAATGAAAGACCACACTGCCGTCAGCCACACCATGAAAAAGATCAATGAGCTGCTTCAAAACGATGAGGACTTCAAAGTCAAGATCGACGAATTAACCAATAAAATAACCACCTCTATCCAGGAGTAG
- the dnaN gene encoding DNA polymerase III subunit beta, translated as MRIAIAKSVLENMLIHVQPFLEKKDTSQITSHVCFEVQGKTLVVKATDYEVGLIIESDQVAVEMSGSITANGKKLLDIVRILKESEIVLETVQNTLHIQQGHSNFKLPTFNANEFPSFPEFTDKPKIGINSQLLVESLKKITPSTDTNNPKFELNGALIDIKSDQINFVSTDTRRLAIVNINNNNETELSIIVPKKAIVEIQKLFFDNIEIYYDNTYLIIRSDQYVFFTKLINGKFPDYTRIIPKEIAKTLMLPKAPMVDAIKQITTISNDLKITFTGQTIEFESLSDDNIEAKTELNLETGFESPFMFAVNSRYILDFIGQTKNSEFSIGLNESNMPFVLEDENFKTIVMPIVI; from the coding sequence ATGCGAATCGCTATTGCCAAATCGGTTCTTGAAAATATGCTCATCCATGTTCAACCTTTCCTTGAAAAAAAAGACACCTCTCAGATCACTTCCCATGTCTGTTTTGAAGTCCAGGGAAAAACGCTTGTCGTCAAAGCAACGGATTATGAAGTCGGTCTTATTATTGAAAGTGATCAAGTCGCTGTAGAGATGAGCGGTTCGATCACGGCTAACGGTAAAAAACTGCTTGATATCGTCCGTATTTTAAAAGAGAGCGAGATCGTCCTCGAAACCGTACAAAACACACTTCACATTCAACAAGGCCATTCAAACTTTAAACTGCCTACGTTTAATGCCAATGAATTTCCTTCATTCCCCGAATTTACAGATAAACCGAAAATCGGTATCAATTCACAGCTTTTGGTCGAATCCTTAAAAAAGATCACCCCTTCCACAGATACCAACAATCCTAAATTCGAACTCAATGGTGCACTTATCGATATCAAAAGCGATCAGATCAATTTCGTTTCAACTGATACCCGACGCCTGGCTATCGTCAACATTAACAACAACAATGAAACGGAACTCTCTATCATCGTTCCCAAAAAAGCTATTGTTGAAATTCAAAAGCTCTTTTTTGACAATATCGAAATCTATTACGATAACACCTACCTGATCATCCGTTCTGACCAGTATGTCTTTTTTACCAAACTTATAAACGGTAAATTCCCGGATTACACGCGTATTATTCCAAAAGAGATAGCAAAAACCTTAATGCTTCCGAAAGCACCGATGGTCGATGCTATCAAACAGATCACAACGATCTCCAATGATCTCAAAATTACTTTTACCGGACAGACAATAGAGTTCGAAAGTCTTAGTGATGATAATATTGAAGCAAAAACAGAACTTAACTTAGAAACAGGTTTTGAATCACCGTTTATGTTTGCCGTAAACAGCCGATATATCTTGGACTTTATCGGCCAGACAAAAAACAGTGAATTTTCAATCGGACTGAATGAATCGAACATGCCTTTTGTTTTGGAAGATGAAAATTTCAAAACAATTGTAATGCCGATCGTCATCTGA
- the gyrB gene encoding DNA topoisomerase (ATP-hydrolyzing) subunit B has translation MEQNYGASNIKVLKGLEAVRKRPGMYIGDTGHRGLHHLVYEVIDNSIDEAMAGYCDTIKVTLTKTGTCIVSDNGRGIPTDMHPTENISAATVVLTVLHAGGKFDKDTYKVSGGLHGVGVSVVNALSSNLKMTIHREGQIHEQEFEKGIPQGALEITGSTRKHGTTIEFAPDPSIFTETVTFEFEYLAKRFKELAYLNPQIKIVFKDERTDTEETYHFEGGILQYVEDLNKRTLVAPPYSYSDKIEDIEVDIAFMYNDSYDEKLYSFVNNIRTPNGGTHEAGFRAGLTRVISTYNKNNGNAKEKDISISGDDVKEGLICIVSARVPEPQFEGQTKGKLGNTYVRPLVQKLTYEKLTKYFEENPNEAKAIVQKALLAAKGREAAKKARDLTRRKDSMSVGTLPGKLADCQSKDATISELYLVEGDSAGGSAKQGRDRVFQAILPLKGKILNVEKARLDKILKSEEITNMITALGCGIGEEFNEEKIRYHKIIIMTDADVDGSHIQTLLLTFFFRYLPKIVENGYLFLAQPPLYRYKKGKKEIYFKDDSVMNTFLIENGIESLEIEGVGHNDLVSFFKMVDHYQGSLNALERRYALVSLIRHFIENPDYIGLDSAKMMEEIERFLAARGNNILSKLVTDEEIHLFVQTEDGMEELRVNDELFSTPHFTEALYVYEKIKEWDIDLEGDIIERLEEVKEYARKGSYIQRYKGLGEMNPEQLWETTMTPENRVLLRVTIEDAEAASDAFTLFMGDEVEPRRNYIETHAKDVKHLDV, from the coding sequence ATGGAACAAAATTACGGTGCAAGTAATATCAAGGTCCTTAAAGGGCTAGAAGCAGTACGAAAACGTCCGGGTATGTATATCGGTGATACAGGTCATCGCGGATTACACCACCTGGTATACGAAGTCATAGACAACTCGATCGATGAGGCAATGGCAGGTTACTGTGATACGATCAAAGTCACATTGACGAAAACAGGTACCTGTATTGTTTCCGATAACGGTCGCGGTATTCCTACCGACATGCACCCGACTGAAAATATATCTGCTGCAACTGTTGTTCTGACCGTTCTGCATGCCGGCGGTAAGTTCGATAAAGACACCTATAAAGTTTCAGGCGGTCTTCACGGGGTCGGGGTCTCTGTTGTCAATGCACTCAGTTCCAACCTGAAAATGACCATTCACCGAGAGGGTCAAATCCATGAACAAGAATTTGAAAAAGGTATTCCCCAAGGCGCCCTCGAAATAACAGGCAGTACGCGTAAACACGGCACAACGATCGAATTTGCACCCGATCCGTCTATTTTTACTGAAACCGTTACTTTCGAATTTGAGTACCTCGCCAAGCGTTTTAAAGAACTTGCCTACCTCAATCCGCAGATCAAGATCGTTTTCAAAGATGAACGTACCGATACGGAAGAGACATATCATTTTGAAGGCGGTATTCTCCAATATGTTGAAGATCTCAACAAACGTACATTGGTTGCTCCGCCATACAGCTACAGCGATAAAATTGAAGATATCGAAGTGGATATCGCTTTTATGTACAACGACTCTTATGATGAAAAACTTTACTCTTTTGTCAACAATATCCGCACGCCAAACGGCGGTACCCATGAAGCAGGTTTCCGCGCCGGTTTGACGCGGGTCATCTCGACTTACAATAAAAACAACGGAAATGCCAAAGAGAAAGATATCTCTATCTCCGGGGATGATGTTAAAGAGGGACTGATCTGTATCGTCTCTGCCCGTGTTCCCGAGCCGCAGTTTGAAGGGCAGACCAAAGGCAAACTCGGAAATACCTATGTCCGTCCGCTGGTGCAGAAACTGACCTACGAAAAACTCACAAAGTATTTCGAAGAGAACCCGAACGAGGCCAAAGCGATCGTCCAGAAGGCGCTGCTGGCAGCAAAAGGGCGTGAAGCCGCTAAAAAAGCACGTGATCTTACCCGCCGTAAAGACTCGATGAGTGTCGGTACCCTGCCGGGTAAACTGGCAGACTGCCAAAGCAAAGATGCGACGATCTCCGAACTCTACCTGGTGGAAGGGGACTCTGCGGGCGGTTCTGCAAAACAGGGGCGTGACCGTGTTTTCCAGGCGATCCTGCCGCTTAAAGGTAAGATTCTAAACGTCGAAAAAGCGCGTCTGGACAAGATCCTGAAGTCCGAGGAGATCACCAATATGATCACCGCGCTCGGCTGCGGGATCGGCGAAGAGTTCAATGAAGAGAAGATCCGTTATCACAAGATCATCATCATGACCGATGCCGACGTCGACGGATCGCATATTCAGACGCTGCTTCTGACCTTCTTTTTCCGCTATCTTCCGAAGATAGTCGAAAACGGTTACCTGTTCCTGGCGCAGCCGCCGCTGTACCGGTACAAAAAAGGCAAGAAAGAGATCTACTTCAAAGATGATTCCGTAATGAACACCTTTTTGATAGAGAACGGTATCGAGTCGCTGGAGATTGAGGGGGTCGGGCACAACGATCTTGTCTCTTTCTTTAAAATGGTCGACCACTACCAGGGTTCTCTTAACGCATTGGAACGCCGTTATGCCCTCGTTTCGCTTATCCGCCACTTTATTGAAAACCCTGATTATATCGGGTTGGACAGTGCAAAGATGATGGAAGAGATCGAACGGTTCCTGGCAGCACGCGGCAACAATATCCTTTCCAAGCTGGTTACAGACGAAGAGATCCATCTTTTTGTTCAGACCGAAGACGGTATGGAGGAGCTTCGCGTAAACGACGAGCTCTTTTCGACGCCGCACTTCACTGAAGCGCTCTATGTCTATGAGAAGATCAAAGAGTGGGATATCGATCTGGAGGGCGACATTATCGAAAGATTGGAAGAAGTTAAAGAGTATGCTAGAAAAGGCTCTTATATCCAACGTTACAAAGGTCTCGGTGAGATGAATCCTGAACAGCTTTGGGAGACAACGATGACACCGGAAAACCGTGTTCTTCTGCGTGTTACAATCGAAGATGCTGAAGCGGCAAGCGATGCCTTTACCCTCTTTATGGGCGATGAGGTCGAACCGCGACGTAATTACATCGAAACACATGCCAAAGATGTAAAACATCTTGACGTCTAG